A window of the Tachysurus fulvidraco isolate hzauxx_2018 chromosome 6, HZAU_PFXX_2.0, whole genome shotgun sequence genome harbors these coding sequences:
- the als2a gene encoding alsin isoform X2 gives MPQDREEEGDRGVPYRWQGYSCTVKPERIFLSQPVRQAALGTRHGVLLTKDGLVYSFGELPWKRDLKSQSVEPVLESSLTGHHVVRVSTGNFHCGAVTEEGTVHMWGENSHGQCGIYGFSVVPNPTPVNIVDDEIVPPELVRIQDVACGAEHTLALSRKHEVWAWGSGCQLGLVTTVFPVWKAEKVEHLSGRYVVQIVCGEFHSLALVRSQPRPESLQQSEDKCGECKQPIYTFIDKDDHVIISDNHYCPLGVELSDAKQGQKSNQESPVLVRKTETSAHGSQSFVVLPGDFCPSESPQNKSHSNDTAGDKDVDRNDPAAADTTPDSSDSQQGCHTRSKSSLYPDEQALKDYLKRISEQSQSEQFEAGFMKGSRHGSQPPSRQTSLKDSYRQDQDIKPTFPSLPPLDMSNDIKSNLSDDIALQPLQDSVTDSVSRGSSEDMDISTDVLTCNSCEEVSDESFSTDRHLCPHKLLEAKKSVSLTDIRLDYTDGHSRRRSLPGLLSPVSPAVLLRCNLAKAGAINSTAIGNSEKENLLQSLATEVWTWGRGQEGQLGHGDTLPRLQPLCIKSLSKKEVIKIVAGSYHSLALTAQCQVYSWGSNKLGQLGHTNSLRTVPQHVKMPDGIRVWDVAAGQTHTVLLADADRLEPILYYSGGQMQARQESPTATYTQTPTLLPFFTNLGFVSSIFAGGPNCVALVDRNVMGYIATVHKMATAERKFYCMLSRVKNQILHPILARDSVSSCLSRTSMLLFQTMAGKYSRLCHLIGKHATSLTNFLQQKPDVKTLAILKNADLFLDTYKKHSSSVGNFLVMGGFQSLVKPSQECFGKKLDLVEKLLDLKEKKLSPSDLLVNLFYMPLQYLHNYSSLLMNLANCFDVNSAEYQMIQDCCLQYEVLAQLLSKQRKEAESTYTFWRTFSEKSLESLRKPTRRLLCESINKGLTLQNAGRFSVNSFFLFNDALVHAQGTISSKKFFSSHHIYLLATLWAEPISDETLGLLGLKLTTPEENFTLLASSPLEKGKWLRAINQAVEDVLGVGQDGNSFSLSGSQRAETPISRTATYTFTKEGRLKDATYTGRWLSGKPHGSGTLKWPDGRVYCGTFKNALEDGFGDCMMPNKSFSRYDRYKGHWKEGKMHGFGTFWYANGEVYEGSFQENLRHGHGMLSSGRLASSSSSVFVGQWVHDKKSGYGILDNITKGEKYMGMWLEDQRQGNAVVVTQFGLYYEGEFSNNKMMGTGLLLCDDDTSLEGAFSEDWTLNGKGVLSIPNGDSFDGNFVGKWGDELKVTGTFTKLCLYETEKTENKNFEVGRYAVPADQKWIAVFEECWSRLGCETPGVGEKEKAWENIAVILTTSRRQQCDSPRALSRSQCKMLESLEVIPKHVGPVTAETYDIIRRYLIKACDTPLHPLGWLLETLVTVYRMTYVGVGSNRRLLKQAVEEIQSYLKRIFQLVRFLFPGLPEEGGFIPDSEWRTSDLVSGGTRSDITEQGWIVSSNTLLLPVLLPRLYPPLFTLYTLERESEELVYWECVLRLNKQPDLSLLTFLGVSQKFWPVSISLLGEIKEVLPNSMNACFATAVETLQQISTTFTPADKLQVIHLTFEDITQEVQSMLGQSFLWCMDDLFPVFLYVVLRARIRNLGTEVSVIEDFMDPALQLGELGLMFTTLKACYYQIQREKTTGI, from the exons atgcctcaggatag AGAAGAGGAAGGTGACAGAGGTGTGCCTTACAGGTGGCAGGGTTACTCATGTACTGTTAAACCAGAGAGGATTTTCCTTTCACAGCCTGTGCGTCAGGCTGCACTGGGGACCAGGCATGGAGTTCTACTGACAAAAG ATGGCCTTGTCTACAGCTTTGGGGAGCTTCCATGGAAGCGAGACTTGAAGTCTCAGTCAGTAGAACCTGTGCTGGAAAGCTCTTTAACTGGCCACCATGTGGTCCGTGTGTCTACAGGTAATTTTCACTGCGGTGCTGTAACAGAAGAAGGGACAGTGCACATGTGGGGTGAAAACTCCCATGGTCAGTGTGGTATCTATGGTTTCAGTGTTGTCCCTAATCCTACCCCTGTCAACATTGTGGATGATGAAATCGTCCCTCCTGAATTGGTCCGGATCCAGGATGTGGCCTGTGGAGCGGAACACACATTAGCTCTATCAAGGAAGCATGAGGTGTGGGCCTGGGGTAGTGGCTGCCAGTTGGGCTTGGTGACTACTGTGTTCCCTGTGTGGAAGGCAGAGAAAGTAGAGCATCTATCAGGAAGATATGTGGTCCAGATTGTATGTGGCGAGTTCCACAGCTTGGCTTTGGTTCGCTCACAGCCACGTCCAGAGTCCCTTCAGCAATCTGAAGACAAATGTGGCGAGTGCAAGCAGCCTATTTACACTTTCATTGACAAAGATGATCATGTTATTATTTCTGACAACCATTACTGCCCACTAGGGGTGGAACTATCTGATGCAAAGCAAGGCCAAAAATCAAATCAGGAATCTCCAGTCTTGGTGCGAAAAACGGAGACGTCAGCACATGGTTCCCAGAGTTTTGTAGTGTTGCCTGGAGATTTCTGCCCAAGTGAGAGTCCTCAGAATAAATCTCACAGTAATGACACAGCAGGTGATAAGGATGTCGATCGCAATGATCCAGCAGCTGCTGACACTACACCTGACAGCTCAGATAGTCAGCAGGGATGCCATACTAGAAGCAAAAGCTCTCTTTACCCTGATGAACAGGCTCTGAAGGACTATCTCAAGAGGATCTCTGAACAGTCCCAATCAGAGCAGTTTGAGGCAGGGTTCATGAAGGGCTCACGTCATGGTTCACAGCCACCAAGTCGCCAGACATCGCTCAAGGATTCTTACAGACAGGACCAGGACATCAAACCTACATTTCCTTCATTGCCACCACTTGACATGAGCAATGATATTAAATCCAACCTTTCAGATGATATTGCACTGCAGCCGTTACAAGACTCAGTCACAGATTCTGTGAGTCGTGGCTCATCTGAAGACATGGATATTTCTACTGATGTTTTAACATGTAATAGCTGTGAGGAGGTCTCTGATGAAAGCTTCTCGACTGATAGACACCTCTGTCCACATAAGTTACTAGAAGCCAAGAAGAGTGTCAGCCTGACAGACATAAGGCTTGATTATACAGATGGACATAGTCGTAGGCGATCATTACCTGGCTTACTGTCACCAG TATCTCCAGCAGTATTGCTTAGGTGCAACCTTGCCAAAGCCGGAGCAATCAACTCAACAGCCATCGGCAACTCAGAGAAGGAAAATCTCCTTCAGTCTCTCGCTACGGAGGTGTGGACTTGGGGAAGAGGTCAAGAAGGTCAGCTAGGTCATGGAGACACCTTGCCCAG GTTACAGCCACTATGCATTAAGAGCTTAAGCAAAAAGGAAGTTATCAAGATTGTTGCTGGATCATATCATTCTTTGGCCTTGACAGCTCAGTGTCAG GTTTATTCTTGGGGTTCCAATAAATTAGGTCAGTTGGGTCACACGAACTCTCTTAGAACTGTGCCGCAGCATGTGAAG ATGCCTGATGGTATTCGTGTGTGGGATGTAGCAGCAGGGCAGACACACACGGTGCTGTTGGCTGATGCAGACCGCTTAGAGCCCATATTGTATTACAGTGGTGGGCAGATGCAAGCACGGCAAGAGTCTCCTACTGCAacctacacacagacaccaacTCTGCTGCCCTTTTTTACGAAT CTTGGCTTTGTGAGCAGCATTTTTGCTGGAGGACCGAACTGTGTTGCTCTGGTTGATCGGAATGTTATGGGTTACATTGCCACTGTGCACAAGATGGCAACAGCAGAGAGAAAGTTCTACTGCATGCTCAGCAGGGTGAAGAACCAAATACTGCATCCCATACTGGCTCGGG ACAGCGTGAGCTCCTGTTTGTCACGAACCTCTATGCTGCTGTTCCAGACTATGGCAGGAAAATACAGTCGTTTGTGCCATCTTATAGGAAAGCATGCCACCTCTCTCACAAACTTCTTACAGCAAAAGCCAGATGTGAAAACTCTGGCCATTTTGAAAAATGCAGACCTTTTCTTAGACACCTATAAAAA GCATAGCAGTTCTGTAGGAAACTTCCTTGTCATGGGTGGATTCCAATCACTGGTGAAGCCCTCGCA AGAGTGCTTTGGGAAAAAGCTTGACCTGGTAGAAAAACTGTTGGACCTAAAAGAGAAGAAACTCTCACCGAGTGATCTGCTAGTAAACCTGTTTTACATGCCGCTACAGTACCTGCATAACTACAGTAGTCTTCTCATGAACCTGGCCAATTGCTTTGATGTG aactcTGCTGAATATCAGATGATACAAGATTGCTGCTTACAATATGAGGTCTTGGCCCAACTTCTAAGCAAACAGAGGAAAGAGGCAGAGAGCACATATACTTTCTGGAGGACCTTTTCAGAAAAGAGCTTA GAGTCTCTGCGGAAGCCGACTCGGCGGCTGCTGTGTGAGAGTATCAACAAGGGCTTGACGCTGCAGAATGCTGGGAGATTCTCAGTCAACTCGTTCTTCCTCTTCAACGATGCCCTTGTTCATGCACAG ggtACCATTTCATCTAAGAAGTTT TTTTCCTCTCATCATATCTATCTGCTTGCCACGCTCTGGGCGGAACCCATTTCAGACGAAACTTTGGGATT GTTGGGACTGAAGCTAACTACCCCTGAAGAAAACTTCACTTTGTTGGCATCTTCACCTTTGGAGAAG GGGAAGTGGCTCAGGGCCATTAACCAGGCTGTGGAAGATGTGCTTGGAGTTGGTCAAGATGGAAATTCTTTCAGTTTGAGTGGCAGTCAGAGGGCCGAGACTCCTATTTCCCGTACTGCCACTTACACATTTACTAAAGAGGGCAGACTCAAAGATGCCACATACACTGGCCGCTGGCTCTCAGGCAAGCCTCATGGCAG CGGCACCCTGAAGTGGCCTGATGGCAGAGTTTACTGTGGCACATTTAAAAATGCACTGGAAGATGG GTTTGGAGACTGTATGATGCCCAACAAGTCTTTCAGCAGGTATGATCGTTACAAAGGCCACTGGAAGGAGGGCAAAATGCATGGATTTGGAACATTTTG GTATGCTAATGGTGAGGTATATGAGGGCTCATTTCAGGAGAACCTGCGTCATGGCCATGGCATGCTGAGCAGTGGCAGACTGGCCTCTTCctccagcagtgtgtttgttGGCCAGTGGGTCCATGACAAGAAATCAGGCTATGGCATATTAGACAACATCACAAA AGGAGAAAAATACATGGGGATGTGGCTGGAGGACCAGAGGCAGGGCAACGCGGTTGTAGTCACCCAGTTTGGACTATATTATGAAGGAGAATTTAGTAACAACAAAATGATG GGGACTGGGCTTCTGCTCTGTGATGATGACACTTCTTTGGAGGGAGCGTTTTCAGAAGACTGGACATTGAATGGGAAG GGTGTCCTGTCCATACCTAACGGAGACTCTTTCGATGGTAACTTTGTGGGCAAGTGGGGCGATGAACTGAAAGTAACTGGGACCTTTACAAAGCTGTGCCTGTATGAGACTGAGAAGACGGAGAATAAAAACTT tgaggttGGTCGATATGCAGTTCCGGCTGACCAGAAATGGATAGCTGTGTTTGAGGAGTGCTGGAGTCGGCTGGGTTGTGAAACACCGGGAgtgggagaaaaagagaaagccTGGGAGAACATCGCAGTTATACTGACAACTAGCCGCAGACAGCAGTGTGACAG TCCACGGGCCCTGAGTCGCTCTCAGTGTAAGATGCTGGAAAGTCTAGAGGTGATCCCTAAGCATGTCGGTCCTGTTACTGCTGAAACCTATGACATCATCCGTCGCTACCTCATCAAG GCATGTGATACTCCTCTGCATCCTCTGGGCTGGCTGCTGGAGACACTGGTCACTGTGTACAGGATGACTTATGTAGGTGTGGGTTCTAACAGAAGGCTTTTAAAGCAAGCTGTGGAGGAGATCCAATCCTACCTTAAACGCATATTCCAACTGGTCAG GTTTCTTTTTCCTGGTCTTCCTGAAGAGGGTGGTTTTATCCCGGATTCAGAGTGGAGAACCAGCGACTTAGTGAGTGGCGGCACACGCTCGGACATCACAGAGCAGGG cTGGATTGTGAGTAGCAACACTTTGCTGCTTCCTGTATTGTTACCTCGTCTCTATCCTCCTCTctttacactttatacacttgagagagagagcgaggagcTGGTGTACTGGGAGTGCGTGTTACGCCTCAACAAACAGCCGGACTTGTCTTTGCTCACCTTCCTGGGAGTGTCTCA aaAATTCTGGCCAGTCTCAATTTCTTTGTTAGGAGAGATTAAGGAG GTGCTGCCTAACAGTATGAATGCTTGCTTTGCTACTGCTGTGGAGACTCTGCAACAGATCAG caCAACTTTCACTCCTGCAGATAAGCTTCAGGTCATCCACCTTACCTTCGAGGACATCACACAGGAAGTGCAATCCATGTTGGGCCAGAGCTTCCTCTGGTGCATGGATGACCTTTTCCCAGTCTTCCTCTACGTAGTTCTTCGTGCACG GATCAGAAACCTTGGCACCGAAGTGAGTGTCATAGAGGACTTCATGGATCCTGCTCTACAGCTTGGAGAACTCGGACTCATGTTCACCACTCTGAAA GCTTGCTACTACCAGATTCAGAGAGAGAAGACTACTGGCATATAA